The genomic window TTGGCGTTAACATTTTCGTTGGTGAGCAGTACTTATCTGTTATCTTGCCTGGTAAAGCGTTTAAGGATACTTACCGCAAGCGTGGGCTGGATAATCTGGCCTTGAGTCGAGTGCTTGAGGATGGGGGTACTGTGATCAATTACTTGATTCCTTGGGGTGTTGCTGGGGCTTTTGCTGCCAATACTCTTGGTGTTTCTACTTTGGCGTTTTTGCCGTTTTGTTTCTTTAGTTTGTTGTCGCCTGTTTTGTCTATTATTAGTGGGTTTACTGGTATTGGATTGAAGAGGTTGTCTAAGTTTAGTGTTGCTAAGTAGGGCTTGGCTTTTGACTATGGTTTTTGTAGTTGGAAGCCTTTTTTTTGTGCGGTATGCGGGCCGACTCCGGACGGCATCCTTGATTGTTCGTTGGCGTAGCCAACATTTTCAGCAGTAGCGCACGCGCCAAAGGCGACGTACGTTCCATTAGTTATTTCCCCATGGGGGCCGGGGCATCGATTTCCGTCCTCCGTCTAAATAGTATTAGATCAAAATCCCCTTTTGTTGTTTGAAATAAGGTATGCGACTTTTGTTTGTAAAGGATTGGAGTTTGTCGGCTCACTTCAGTTTTAACCATGTTCGGTTGGGCTTTGCCCAGCCTCATATCTCACTTGTTCCTCGTGAGATACCATTGGTTCACTCTAGTTTGGGTGGCTCGTCGGGCTTTGCCCAACATCGCATCTAACTAGTATCAAATAATATAAGTTTGGCTGACTCTCGTTTGGGCTCGTTGAGCTTTGCCCAACATCGCATCTAACTAGTATCAAATAATATAAATTTGGTTGATTCTCGTTTGGGCTCGTTGGGCTTTGCCCAACATCGTATCTCCTTGTGAGTTGCTTATTGTATATTTATTAATTTAATTGAATTGTTTTATATCAAAATACAATAATATATTTTTAGTAAATAGTTGTAATAAATTATCTCAAGGGTTCAAAATAAGGTTGTGGGTAGATTTTTTTACCTCTATAAACGGTGCATATTCTGATTATTTTTTATACTTGAAGTTTTATTATTTATACCGATAATGATTGAAGGTGTATATGGTGCATAGTCCTAAGCAACTCACATATGAGGAGCAACTGAATCTTTTTGCTAAGCGTGGTATGAAACTGAATCCTGATATGCGCGAGAAGAATCTCAATGCTATTGAGGCTATTGGGTACTATACTTTGAAGCAATTCGCATATCCGTTTGCTTACCGAGATGGTTACAATACTCCTGATTATGATGGTTTGTCCTTCGACTTTGTTGTTAAGCGTTATTACCAAGACAAGAATTTGCGGATCAACTTGTTGCATGCAATTGAAGATATTGAAGTCTCAATGAATAGTTTGATCTCGCATGTTTTGGGTGATAAATATGGGCCTTTTGGCTATCTTGAATTCTCCAATTGGGCTGATAGCAGTATTTCTACCTATAGCCTGGAAGAAAAACAATTTTACTTCAAAAAGTCTTTATTGCGGCAAGCATATAATTCAAATATTTTAGATTTAGATTATCGCGAAAATTTGAATAGCGATAATTTTCCAACTGTTTGGTTGATGACTAATTTATTAACATTTGAAACTACTTCTAGTTTGATTAGGCTGATGTCGGCCGATAATGTGCGACACTTTACTGATTATTTTCATTGCAGCAGGGATGAATTGGTTTCCTGGCTCGAATGTCTCAATTTTGTGAGAAATATTTGTTGCCACAATTCTAATTTGTTAGATATCACATTATCCACTGATGCTTTGGCTCCGAAGGATTACCAACAATATCTCTGGTTCAAGAATATCAATGGGACGACTAGTTATACTAATAAGATTGCCTTGGTGATCGTGATCGTAGTTCATATGATGTATGCAATTAATCCTAAATATCGTTTTGACAACATTAAAAGGTCATTTACGAGTATCACTCGTGATATCGACGGATCCATCGAAAAACTCGGATTTAAGGACATGGATTCTTTTTATAATATTTTTAGAAAATAGTCTCAGATTGAGGCTATTTTTTTATTGTCA from Companilactobacillus sp. includes these protein-coding regions:
- a CDS encoding Abi family protein, whose amino-acid sequence is MVHSPKQLTYEEQLNLFAKRGMKLNPDMREKNLNAIEAIGYYTLKQFAYPFAYRDGYNTPDYDGLSFDFVVKRYYQDKNLRINLLHAIEDIEVSMNSLISHVLGDKYGPFGYLEFSNWADSSISTYSLEEKQFYFKKSLLRQAYNSNILDLDYRENLNSDNFPTVWLMTNLLTFETTSSLIRLMSADNVRHFTDYFHCSRDELVSWLECLNFVRNICCHNSNLLDITLSTDALAPKDYQQYLWFKNINGTTSYTNKIALVIVIVVHMMYAINPKYRFDNIKRSFTSITRDIDGSIEKLGFKDMDSFYNIFRK